GCATTAGGCATACTGGTCGGCATGAGCAGGAAAGAACCTTCGTCCAGTGATGGCATAAATTCCTGCCCGATTCCAGGGAAGGTTTTTACAATGGCCTTCCAGCCGGAAGTTTGTTCAAGTTTCCAGCCTATTTTGTCTACTCCTTTGGCTATAAATCCGAAAATAGAATTAAATCCCAACCAAATGAGGATTCCAAACAGCAGGGTGGAGAATGGAATGATCATGAATTTCCATTTGTGCTGCAGGCACCATCTCAAAATGAATTCGTAATTTTTCACCATTAAGGTAAATAGTGTGAGAATCAAAGCAATGGTTCCACCGACGAAAAGGAAATTGACGAATGTGGAGTTGGCTGCTCCCAATGGAAGCCATTCTATCGTTAGGTAATAGAGAATAACAAATAAGACAATACCAATGTTGATGTATCCCGGAAATTTCTTCCGGTCGGCAGGCCAACGGTTTTCAAGCAGGTTATTTAATCCAATGAGCGAGAGGGCCAGCGCAAGCCATGTTCCCCAGACAATAACAAAAAAGATGCCCGCTCCGATTAAGATCATGTTCCAGATACGTTTGACCTTTTGTTTGTTAAAACGGATGGAAAATAGCATCTGAGCCAACGTAGGCAGCACCACGATGCCAAGTACGAAAGAAGCAATCAGCGCAAAAGTTTTGGTGAATGCCAACGGATGGAATAGTTTTCCTTCGGCAGCCTGCATGGAGAATACCGGCAGGAAGCTGATCACGGTTGTGGCCAGTGCAGTGACGATAGCCGGTGAGACTTCATCCATAGCCACCAGGATAACATCGTTGATCTGGTTCTTGGAAATGTTGCTATTAGCAGGCATCTCCAAGTGCCGGATGATGTTTTCTACAAAGACAATTCCTACATCAACCATGACTCCAATGGCAATGGCAATCCCAGATAACGCCACAATGTTGGCTTCGATATTGAGCCATTTCATGACAATAAATGTCATTAATACGCCAATCGGGAGTAGTCCGGAGACAAGGATAGAAGCTCTGAGGTTCACCAACAGTACAATGATAACCAGTATACTGATGAGGATTTCATGCGTTAGCGCCGATTGAAGGGTTCCGATAGTTTCGCGAATCAATCCCGAACGGTCATAAAACGGGACAATCGTTACCCTGGAGACTGTTCCGTTTGCCAGTTTTTTAGAAGGTAATCCCGGTGATATCTCTTTAATTTTCTCTTTTACATTATTGATTACCTGCATTGGATTTGAGCCATAGCGTGCTACTACGACACCACCCGTGGCTTCGACTCCGTCTTTATCTAATCCTCCGCGGCGAGTTGCAGGCCCATATGATATATGAGCCACGTCTCCGACTCTGACAGGAATATTGTTTTTGGTTGTAATGACCGCATCTTTCAGGTCCTGAAGGTTTTTGATGTAGCCTAAACCCCGGATAATGTATTCAACCCTGTTCAGTTCAATGGTTTCCGCGCCGATATCCAGATTCGATTTGCGGACGGCGTTCATCACGTCAGTCACCGTAACCCCGTAGGCTTTCATGGCCTCCGGATCGAGATCGACCTGATATTCTTTTACGTATCCTCCGACGGATGCAACCTCGGATACGCCGTCGGCAGAAGAAAGGGCATATTTTACATAGAAATCCTGGATCGTTCTCAGTTCCTGCGGATCCCATCCTCCGGTAGGTTTTCCTGTTTTGACGTCCCTCCCTTCGAGCGTGTACCAAAATACCTGTCCCAGTGCCGTAGCATCGGGTCCCAGTTTGGGTTGCACTCCTGCCGGTAATGTTCCTGCCGGTAACGAATTAAGTTTTTCCAGAATGCGGGAACGACTCCAGTAGAAATCGATGTTGTCTTTGAAGATGATGTAAATAAAAGACATGCCAAACATGGATGTACTGCGGATGGTTTTTACCCCCGGTATTCCTAATAAAGCCGTGGTAAGCGGATAGGTAATCTGGTCATCAATATCTTTTGGAGACCTTCCAGGCCATTCGGTAGAGACGATTTGCTGGTTTTCCCCAATATCCGGTATGGCATCGACAGGAATCGGATCGTGCGGCAATACTCCTGTATTCCAGTCGAAAGGAGCGTAGACGATGCCCAATAAGATGAATGTGATAAGCAGTATTATGGTTACCACTCTGTTTTCGAGAAAAAACTTAATTATTTTGCGTAACATATATGCCGAGTAACTATTCCGGGGACCAATGATGCCGGAAGGATGTATATTATTGAGAGACGATTGCTATGCAACTGTCTTTATTGTAATTCCATTAGAAGTTCAGGGAGATTATTATCCACGCTCACAACTACTTTCAGAGACTTCTGTGGGAAGAATGAGAGTTGTGAGCCGTGGTTGCGAGTGCAAAACGAATTTGTTGGATCAGTGCTTTACCGTTTTCTTAGCCGAGACTGGAACGATTTTCTTTACCAGTGTCATTCCACATATCGGACAGCTTCCCGGTTTATCACTGACCACTTTAGGATGCATGGGACATGTGTAAATGACTTTTTCGTGTTTAACGGTTTTGGTTGTTTGTTGGTGATTTTGAACACTTCTATTGGAGGCCGTTAATGATAGTAATCCTCCGGTAGCCAATACCAATGCGGCAATTAAAAGTTTCTTTTTCATATCAAATTGTTTTAGTATGTGATGAATGAACAGGCATGTCTTATTCATTCCATATCATTTTTCTAACGAACATGCTCGTGATTGCTATTTCCTTCTCACGCGCAATGCGTTTGAAATTACGGATACCGAACTAAAACTCATGGCTGTGGCAGCCAGTATGGGACTTAGCAAGATGCCGAAGAAAGGGAAGAGAATGCCTGCGGCGACCGGTATTCCCAGCGCGTTGTAAACGAATGCAAAGAAGAGATTTTGTTTAATATTTTTCATCACCTTGTTGCTTAGATCGCGTGCCCTTACAATGCCATTCAGGTCACCTTTTACCAGCGTAATTTCAGCGCTTTGCATGGCAATGTCCGTACCCGTCCCCATTGCAATTCCAATATTTGCCTGAGCCAGGGCAGGGGCATCATTGATGCCATCGCCAGCCATTGCCACGATATGTCCTTGTCCCTGCAATTCTTTTATCTTATTGTATTTGTCATCAGGTAAGCAGTCCGCTTTGTAACCATCCAGATGAAGTTCCTGCGCAACAGCCCGGGCAGTGGCTTCATTGTCGCCAGTCAGCATATGGACCTTTATTCCCATTTTTTGCAATGACCGGATGGCTTTGGCGGAAGTCTCTTTTATTCTGTCGGAGACGCTAACAATGCCTTCTACTTGCTGGTCAATGATAAGATACATAACAGTATGTCCGGATGCCTGCAATTTATCTACTTCTTCTTTTTGTGCGTCAGTGATTGCAGCTCCGAAATTCATCATTAACCGGTGATTGCCGAGTCCGATTTTTTTATGCTTATAGTGCGCCTGTACTCCCTGTCCGGTTACGGATTCAAATTTATCGAGTTTAAGCAGTTTGATATTGTTGGTTTTTGCCCCCCTGACAATGGCTTCCGCTAGCGGATGTTCACTGTCTGCGTCAATGGAAGCGGCCAGTTGTAGGATGGCGTCATTGCTTAATTCGCCAAATGAGAGGTATTTTTGCAAGCTTGGCTTTCCTTCGGTTAAGGTGCCGGTTTTGTCCACAAGCAAGGTATCCACTTTACTCATTTCCTCCATGGCACGGGCGTCTTTTACCAATACACCTGATTGAGCTCCCCGTCCGGTACCAACCATGATGGACATGGGAGTTGCCAATCCCAATGCACAGGGGCAGGCTATAATCAGGACAGCTACTGCATTGACAAAGGCATACACAAGAGCCGGTTCAGGGCCCCATAATGTCCATGCAATGAATGTCAGGACAGAAATACTAATGACAATCTGGACGAAATATTTTGCCGCCACATCCGCCAGCCGTTGGATAGGCGCGCGTGTCAGACTTGCTTCGTTGACCATATCCACAATATGAGCCAGCAATGTATCACGTCCCACTTTTTCGGCTCTCATCTCAAAGGCAGTCTTGCCATTGATGGTGCCTCCTGTGACCTTATCCTTTACTGATTTTTCCGCAGGAATCGGTTCCCCCGTAATCATACTTTCGTCAATGATAGCTGTGCCTTCGGTGATGGCACCGTCTACAGGGATTTTTTCTCCCGGCCTTACTTTCAAAAGATCGCCGACCTGAACATTTTCAAGAGGAATCTCTTCTTCGGCTCCATTATGAATGATTCTGGCCACCGGTGGTACCAGATTCAGCAATGATCTGATAGCAGAACTGGTCTTGCTGTGTGCCCGTAATTCGAGCATTTGTCCCAATAAGACCAGCGTTAATATAAACGATGAAGCTTCGAAATAGAGATGGACATCGCCGTTCTGATCTCTGAACTGAGCCGGGAAGATGCCAGGAAACAATAACCCTGCAATGCTGAATAAATAGGCTGCACCTACACCGATTGAAATAAGCGTCCACATATTTGGTGATTTTCTTCTGACGGAGCTCCAACCCCTTTTGAAGAATTCCCGTCCGGCATAGAATACCACCGGCGTTGTCAGCAGGAAGGATATCCAGTTCCATACTTTTTCTGATGCTAATTGATGCAGATGCAGGGCGGGGATTGAGCCGGACATGGAGATTACCATTACCGGAACACTAAAGGCAAGCGCTATCCAGAATTTGGCTGCCATGCGCCGATAGGCTTTTTCTTCTTCACTTACCGGGGCTTTTTTTCCGGCTACTAACTGCATTCCACAAGTGGGGCAGGTGCCGGGATGATCCTGTTTGATATCAGGGTGCATGGGACAACTGTATATAAGCCCGGAAGATGTCATGCTTTCTTCCTTTAGCAGGTGCATTCCACAAACGGGACAGTCGCCCGAATGATCATACGTCTTATCTCCTTCACAGTGCATTGGACAATAGTATTTATCGCTGTATGCATTTCCCTGTGATGTAGCAGCAATGTGTTGATGCTGGTGTCCCATTGATTCCTTCTGCATTTGATGATGCATTGAAGTCGCTGGTTCACAGGTCACTAAATGCATTCCGCAAACGGGGCAGTTTCCGGGCTGATCATATGTTTTATCCCCTTCGCAATACATCGGACAATAGTATTTGCCTGTCTGGAGTGGATGATGCATTGCTGCAGCAGTATGCCGGTGTTGATGTACTGCCTGTGTCGGTTGTATCATATGTTTTGCGGACGCACCTTTTTCTTCCGATACCAAATGCATTCCACAAACGGGACAATTTCCGGGTTGGTCATATGTTTTGTCTCCTTCGCAATGCATCGGGCAATAATATTTTCCTAAAATCATTTTTACCTGAAAGGCTTTATGCGATGATTTATGTTCCACAGAAGGGTTTATACCTGTTTTCGTCTGGTTTTGATTTGCAGATGACACTAAATGCATTCCGCATACCGGACAATTTCCGGGCTGGTCATATGTTTTATCTCCTTCGCAATACATTGGACAATAAAACTGTTCTACCGTATTCATTCGTAAATAAATTTGAGTTTAATGGACAAATGGAATTTTTTCTCCCTTTTGGATATGTTCCCCTACGATGGGAACATGGGGATTGTGTGCATAACTGAGGGAGATATTCAGTATGGAAGTTCGTGAGCAGGTAAGCGATTACGAAATAACACGCTTCATTTCTTCGTATTCTTCTTTACTGATTTCGCCGTTTGCATAACGCTGTTTTAATATGTCAAGGCCTGATCTGTCGTCATCCTTTCGGGGCTGGTGACAATTATTCACTACTTTCATAATAGCCCACACTATTAATACCAAAACGGCAATCCCGATGATCCAACCGAAGCCAAATCCCATTCCCATTCCATGCAATCCGTACATAATATACCTCCTTTTTTATCTTACAGTAAACATTTAACATTGAATGTTAGCGATGTTCTGTCATCTGTTGTTTGATGATACAAAGATATACGGCTGTAGAAGCGAAAGCATTACACAATTTCTGAATTGTTTTACATAATCATCATATTTCATCGAGGGGTTTGCGTCTGTGTTCACCAAGCTGCTTAAAGTAGGAAGGAGTAAAGCCGGTGACTTTTTTAAACTGCCCCGAAAGGTGAGCTACGCTACTGTAACCCATTTCGAAAGCAATCTCGCTCAATGATTTTTCATCATAGACCAGGAGTTCTTTGACGCGTTCGATTTTGAGATTGATCAGATGTTTTTCAATCGTTGTTCCTTCGACGGAAGAATAGAGGGAGCTAAGATAGTTGTAGCTATGGTTGAGGTGATTGGATAAATAGTCGGAAAAACTTTCTTTTTGCTCTTCATGTGCGTTGTAAACATAATCGATGGAGCGCTTTTTTATCTGTTCGATGAGGCGGCTTTTAGCATCATTTATGATTTCAAACCCGACTTCGTTGAGTTGTTTTTGAATGTGATCCAAAGCGTTGTCATCCAGAGGTGTTTCTACCTGCACTATTCCCATTTTTACTACTGCATCGGCAATCCCGGCATCTTTAAATATTTGTGAGACGACGATTTTACATCTGTGACACACCATGTTTTTTATATAGACATCCATATAATGAGCTGCTATTACTTGCGTATTACGGTTTTATGAAAGAGTCAATTATGATTTCCGTATAAAGATAGGTTTATTGTGCAGCAGATTCCAAATTTTGCAATGATTATTGCGCTTTTTCATGATGTATTTGCAGGTTGTGAAATGGGAGAAAGGATCGTGGAAAGGAAAGGAACATAAAAAAGCGCCATGAACCAATTACTTTGTGCATGGCGCTTAATGTGAGGCATACTGGATTCGAACCAGTGACCTCTTGCCTGTCAAGCAAACGCTCTAAACCAGCTGAGCTAATACCTCTTACAGAAGACAAAATACCGCCTCATGTAAGAGACGGTTATTTAATCAGTCGGGGTGACTGGATTCGAACCAGCGACCACACGCCCCCCAGACGCGTACTCTAAACCGGACTGAGCTACACCCCGTTTTTTTGCAGCGCAAAAGTAATACTTTTTTTGGGTTCTCCCAATAGGTGAGCCAGAAACTCTTCCTCCGAGAACTATTTTTCCACAGCTATTGTTTTTGCCTTCGCGATTTTGTATATTTGTATGCGACACAAGAAATAATTAATGATTTTAATAACAACGTATGGCAACAGTATTATTCGGAGGTAATCCCACCCCACTTGCCGGGAAAGAAGTAAAAGTAGGTGACAAAGCGCCTGATTTTTCAGTAGTGGCAAAAGATTTAAGTGAGAAACATTTGAGCGATTTTGATGGTAAAATAAAAATACTTTCTATTTATCCCAGTATCGATACTTCAGTATGCGCTACCCAAAACAGAAAGTTTAATGAAGCAGCTTCATCCTTGAAAGATGATGTTGTGATTTTGTCCATTTCGATGGATTTACCTTTTGCACAAGGTCGTTTTTGTGCAGCAGAAGGTCTTGAGAAAGTGATTACGCTATCTGATCATCGTTTGGCTGATTTTGGTTTGAAATATGGTTTTTTGATTGAACCCTTACGTCTTTTGGCGCGTGGTACGGTAGTAGTCGATAAAGATAATGTGGTTCGTTATGTTGAGTACGTTCATGAAGTGACAACCGAACCCAATTACGAAGCTGCTTTATCCGTAGCTAAATCATTGTAGGTAATTCTTTTTGTTTTTCTCATAAAGGAGCGTTTTTGTGCGTGGTGCATGAAAACGCTTTTTTGTTTTTTGCCTGAAAGCTGACATTTTATGAATCAATATGCAGGAATTGATTTTTTCTTCTTATATTCGCATCCTTATTGTTTAACATTACTCACTTAAAAATTTATCATTGTGTCTGATAGCGTTGTCATTATACCGACTTATAACGAGAAAGAAAACATAGAGGCCATTATCCGAGCTGTTTATGCGTTGTCACGGCCTTTTGATATTCTGATTATCGACGATGGTTCACCTGATGGAACGGCCAACATTGTCAAGTCGTTACAGAAATCTTTTGCTAATTCGTTATTCATGCTGGAAAGGAAAGGTAAGCAGGGGCTTGGCACTGCTTATATTGCCGGTTTCCGTTGGGCTATTGAACATAAGTACGATTATATTTTCGAAATGGATGCCGACTTTTCGCACAATCCCAATGACCTGTTACGCTTGTATGAAGCGTGCACTGAAGACGGGGCGGATGTGGCAATCGGTTC
The sequence above is drawn from the Microbacter margulisiae genome and encodes:
- the tpx gene encoding thiol peroxidase, translated to MATVLFGGNPTPLAGKEVKVGDKAPDFSVVAKDLSEKHLSDFDGKIKILSIYPSIDTSVCATQNRKFNEAASSLKDDVVILSISMDLPFAQGRFCAAEGLEKVITLSDHRLADFGLKYGFLIEPLRLLARGTVVVDKDNVVRYVEYVHEVTTEPNYEAALSVAKSL
- a CDS encoding heavy metal-binding domain-containing protein; translation: MKKKLLIAALVLATGGLLSLTASNRSVQNHQQTTKTVKHEKVIYTCPMHPKVVSDKPGSCPICGMTLVKKIVPVSAKKTVKH
- a CDS encoding SHOCT domain-containing protein, which gives rise to MYGLHGMGMGFGFGWIIGIAVLVLIVWAIMKVVNNCHQPRKDDDRSGLDILKQRYANGEISKEEYEEMKRVIS
- a CDS encoding copper-transporting P-type ATPase, with product MNTVEQFYCPMYCEGDKTYDQPGNCPVCGMHLVSSANQNQTKTGINPSVEHKSSHKAFQVKMILGKYYCPMHCEGDKTYDQPGNCPVCGMHLVSEEKGASAKHMIQPTQAVHQHRHTAAAMHHPLQTGKYYCPMYCEGDKTYDQPGNCPVCGMHLVTCEPATSMHHQMQKESMGHQHQHIAATSQGNAYSDKYYCPMHCEGDKTYDHSGDCPVCGMHLLKEESMTSSGLIYSCPMHPDIKQDHPGTCPTCGMQLVAGKKAPVSEEEKAYRRMAAKFWIALAFSVPVMVISMSGSIPALHLHQLASEKVWNWISFLLTTPVVFYAGREFFKRGWSSVRRKSPNMWTLISIGVGAAYLFSIAGLLFPGIFPAQFRDQNGDVHLYFEASSFILTLVLLGQMLELRAHSKTSSAIRSLLNLVPPVARIIHNGAEEEIPLENVQVGDLLKVRPGEKIPVDGAITEGTAIIDESMITGEPIPAEKSVKDKVTGGTINGKTAFEMRAEKVGRDTLLAHIVDMVNEASLTRAPIQRLADVAAKYFVQIVISISVLTFIAWTLWGPEPALVYAFVNAVAVLIIACPCALGLATPMSIMVGTGRGAQSGVLVKDARAMEEMSKVDTLLVDKTGTLTEGKPSLQKYLSFGELSNDAILQLAASIDADSEHPLAEAIVRGAKTNNIKLLKLDKFESVTGQGVQAHYKHKKIGLGNHRLMMNFGAAITDAQKEEVDKLQASGHTVMYLIIDQQVEGIVSVSDRIKETSAKAIRSLQKMGIKVHMLTGDNEATARAVAQELHLDGYKADCLPDDKYNKIKELQGQGHIVAMAGDGINDAPALAQANIGIAMGTGTDIAMQSAEITLVKGDLNGIVRARDLSNKVMKNIKQNLFFAFVYNALGIPVAAGILFPFFGILLSPILAATAMSFSSVSVISNALRVRRK
- a CDS encoding efflux RND transporter permease subunit, translating into MLRKIIKFFLENRVVTIILLITFILLGIVYAPFDWNTGVLPHDPIPVDAIPDIGENQQIVSTEWPGRSPKDIDDQITYPLTTALLGIPGVKTIRSTSMFGMSFIYIIFKDNIDFYWSRSRILEKLNSLPAGTLPAGVQPKLGPDATALGQVFWYTLEGRDVKTGKPTGGWDPQELRTIQDFYVKYALSSADGVSEVASVGGYVKEYQVDLDPEAMKAYGVTVTDVMNAVRKSNLDIGAETIELNRVEYIIRGLGYIKNLQDLKDAVITTKNNIPVRVGDVAHISYGPATRRGGLDKDGVEATGGVVVARYGSNPMQVINNVKEKIKEISPGLPSKKLANGTVSRVTIVPFYDRSGLIRETIGTLQSALTHEILISILVIIVLLVNLRASILVSGLLPIGVLMTFIVMKWLNIEANIVALSGIAIAIGVMVDVGIVFVENIIRHLEMPANSNISKNQINDVILVAMDEVSPAIVTALATTVISFLPVFSMQAAEGKLFHPLAFTKTFALIASFVLGIVVLPTLAQMLFSIRFNKQKVKRIWNMILIGAGIFFVIVWGTWLALALSLIGLNNLLENRWPADRKKFPGYINIGIVLFVILYYLTIEWLPLGAANSTFVNFLFVGGTIALILTLFTLMVKNYEFILRWCLQHKWKFMIIPFSTLLFGILIWLGFNSIFGFIAKGVDKIGWKLEQTSGWKAIVKTFPGIGQEFMPSLDEGSFLLMPTSMPNAGVEQSIAYDRQLDRRISAIPEVSVAVGKWGRVNSALDPAPIQMFENTINYKSEYVLGKDGTRLRFKTDNKGNFILKDGTHYNPKDIGYLPINTRMLVPDSHGQYFRQWRPQIKNPNDIWNEIVKAANLPGLTSAPKLQPIQTRLIMLSTGMRAPMGLKIYGPDLQSIEKAGLQFEKILKEVPSIQASSVFYDRSVAAPYIEIKLNREAMARYGMKVSDVQNVLQVALGGMTLTTTVEGRERFPVRVRYARELRSTPEQLKHILIPASNGTQIPLGQIADIVYTKGPQMIRSENTFLTGYVIFDKKEGKAEVNVVEDAQKFIAAKIKSGELVLPPNVTYKFAGNYEQDIRATKRLALVIPISLILIFLLLYFQFKTFTASSIHFSGVFVAFAGGFIMLWLYAQPWFMDFSVAGINIRDMFQMHTINLSVAVWVGFIALFGIATNDGVIMGTYIHQVFEREKPDTIQSVREAVVIAGKQRVRPAMMTAAVAIIALLPVLTSTGKGADIMVPMAIPMFGGMVIQIMTMFVVPILQCVWREGEVRKALKHASANEEVEIQ
- a CDS encoding helix-turn-helix domain-containing protein, whose amino-acid sequence is MDVYIKNMVCHRCKIVVSQIFKDAGIADAVVKMGIVQVETPLDDNALDHIQKQLNEVGFEIINDAKSRLIEQIKKRSIDYVYNAHEEQKESFSDYLSNHLNHSYNYLSSLYSSVEGTTIEKHLINLKIERVKELLVYDEKSLSEIAFEMGYSSVAHLSGQFKKVTGFTPSYFKQLGEHRRKPLDEI